A region from the Pseudopipra pipra isolate bDixPip1 chromosome 8, bDixPip1.hap1, whole genome shotgun sequence genome encodes:
- the LOC135418027 gene encoding transmembrane protein 72-like isoform X3: MQHKVFWSALEYTCRLLGISTAAVLIGVGIETLQRGQFKSLAFYLLFSGVAVTVCEGFFFISLFLEMCFTHKPESLAQACWKRARRPGSFQKFLGYTLLSVACFLHPILVWHVTIPGSMLVVTALAYFLLSKRRKSPGHKEMHPQTSQYVDPSATMAAPTIVGDTEQIYTFHGAQREQHHSLLGHMKSILKGSKDRSSAPVTPAQPAAMSVPRKQVHFQEKVVQIIPSVSESLEDVESEAEETTSDTTPILTPPDAPIIVAPLSSTGLF, from the exons ATGCAGCACAAGGTGTTTTGGAGTGCCCTGGAGTACACCTGCCGATTGCTGGGCATCTCCACTGCAGCAG TGCTGATCGGTGTGGGCATAGAAACTCTGCAGCGAGGACAGTTCAAAAGCCTGGCTTTCTATCTGCT tttttcaggGGTTGCAGTTACTGTCTGTGAAGGCTTCTTCTTTATCAGTTTGTTCCTGGAGATGTGTTTCAC tCACAAGCCTGAATCCCTGGCACAGGCCTGCTGGAAGCGAGCTAGACGCCCAGGGAGCTTCCAGAAATTCCTGGGGTACACGCTGCTCTCAGTGGCTTGCTTCCTGCATCCCATCCTCGTCTGGCATGTCACCATTCCTG GGTCCATGCTGGTGGTCACTGCCCTGGCCTACTTCCTGCTGAGCAAGAGGAGGAAGAGCCCAGGACACAAAGAGATGCATCCCCAGACGAGCCAGTACGTGGACCCTTCAGCCACCATGGCAGCCCCAACCATCGTTGGTGACACTGAGCAGATCTACACCTTCCACGGGGCCCAGAGGGAGCAGCACCACTCACTCCTGGGCCACATGAAGAGCATCCTGAAGGGCAGCAAGGACAGGAGCTCAGCCCCAGTAACTCCTGCCCAACCAGCAGCCATGTCAGTCCCTCGCAAGCAAGTGCACTTCCAGGAGAAGGTGGTGCAGATCATCCCCTCTGTCAGCGAGAGCTTGGAGGATGTGGAGAGTGAGGCTGAAGAGACCACATCAGACACAACACCCATCCTCACGCCACCAGATGCCCCCATCATCGTCGCTCCACTCAGCTCCACAGGGCTCTTTTGA
- the LOC135418027 gene encoding transmembrane protein 72-like isoform X4: MCFTHKPESLAQACWKRARRPGSFQKFLGYTLLSVACFLHPILVWHVTIPGSMLVVTALAYFLLSKRRKSPGHKEMHPQTSQYVDPSATMAAPTIVGDTEQIYTFHGAQREQHHSLLGHMKSILKGSKDRSSAPVTPAQPAAMSVPRKQVHFQEKVVQIIPSVSESLEDVESEAEETTSDTTPILTPPDAPIIVAPLSSTGLF, from the exons ATGTGTTTCAC tCACAAGCCTGAATCCCTGGCACAGGCCTGCTGGAAGCGAGCTAGACGCCCAGGGAGCTTCCAGAAATTCCTGGGGTACACGCTGCTCTCAGTGGCTTGCTTCCTGCATCCCATCCTCGTCTGGCATGTCACCATTCCTG GGTCCATGCTGGTGGTCACTGCCCTGGCCTACTTCCTGCTGAGCAAGAGGAGGAAGAGCCCAGGACACAAAGAGATGCATCCCCAGACGAGCCAGTACGTGGACCCTTCAGCCACCATGGCAGCCCCAACCATCGTTGGTGACACTGAGCAGATCTACACCTTCCACGGGGCCCAGAGGGAGCAGCACCACTCACTCCTGGGCCACATGAAGAGCATCCTGAAGGGCAGCAAGGACAGGAGCTCAGCCCCAGTAACTCCTGCCCAACCAGCAGCCATGTCAGTCCCTCGCAAGCAAGTGCACTTCCAGGAGAAGGTGGTGCAGATCATCCCCTCTGTCAGCGAGAGCTTGGAGGATGTGGAGAGTGAGGCTGAAGAGACCACATCAGACACAACACCCATCCTCACGCCACCAGATGCCCCCATCATCGTCGCTCCACTCAGCTCCACAGGGCTCTTTTGA
- the LOC135418027 gene encoding transmembrane protein 72-like isoform X5: protein MLVVTALAYFLLSKRRKSPGHKEMHPQTSQYVDPSATMAAPTIVGDTEQIYTFHGAQREQHHSLLGHMKSILKGSKDRSSAPVTPAQPAAMSVPRKQVHFQEKVVQIIPSVSESLEDVESEAEETTSDTTPILTPPDAPIIVAPLSSTGLF from the coding sequence ATGCTGGTGGTCACTGCCCTGGCCTACTTCCTGCTGAGCAAGAGGAGGAAGAGCCCAGGACACAAAGAGATGCATCCCCAGACGAGCCAGTACGTGGACCCTTCAGCCACCATGGCAGCCCCAACCATCGTTGGTGACACTGAGCAGATCTACACCTTCCACGGGGCCCAGAGGGAGCAGCACCACTCACTCCTGGGCCACATGAAGAGCATCCTGAAGGGCAGCAAGGACAGGAGCTCAGCCCCAGTAACTCCTGCCCAACCAGCAGCCATGTCAGTCCCTCGCAAGCAAGTGCACTTCCAGGAGAAGGTGGTGCAGATCATCCCCTCTGTCAGCGAGAGCTTGGAGGATGTGGAGAGTGAGGCTGAAGAGACCACATCAGACACAACACCCATCCTCACGCCACCAGATGCCCCCATCATCGTCGCTCCACTCAGCTCCACAGGGCTCTTTTGA